A region of the Stutzerimonas stutzeri genome:
ATGTGGGCTTCGCTGACTCTGGCAATCCTCACCTTGCCGGTGGTGATCGTTGCCACCGAGGAAGGCCTGGCGCGCATCCCGCGGATGATCCGCGAAGGCTCGCTGGCCCTTGGTGCGACCAAGTCGGAGACGCTGTGGAAGGTGGTTTTGCCAATGGCCAGCCCGGCAATGATGACCGGCCTGATCCTTGCCGTGGCCCGCGCCGCCGGTGAAGTGGCGCCGCTGATGCTGGTCGGTGTGGTCAAGCTGGCACCGAACCTGCCGCTCAATGGCAATTACCCCTACCTGCATCTGGACCAGAAGATCATGCACCTGGGCTTCCACATCTACGACGTCGGCTTCCAGAGCCCCAACGTCGAGGCGGCACGACCGCTGGTGTATGCGACTGCGCTGCTGCTGGTGCTGGTGATCGCCGCGCTCAACTTCACAGCGATCTACATCCGCAACCACCTGCGCGAGAAGTACAAGGCGCTGGATCATTAATTGAAGCGGCAAGCTCAAGCCACCGGCCTCGGGAGAAACGAGGCGCTGACTTGGGCTTGCAGCCTGTAGCTTGCAGCTGGCAGCTGCGAACGGAGCGAGCACATGCAAACCAACACGCATTCCATCGACATCTCGGCCCTCGGCCGCGACAAGCGCAGCCTGAACCTGGCCAACGAGCAGGTCGCCATCGAAGTGCCCGATCTGAGCCTGTACTACGGCCAGAAGCAGGCGCTGTTTAACGTCGCGATGAACATCCCCAAGCAGCGCGTGACTGCCTTCATCGGCCCGTCCGGCTGTGGTAAGTCGACCCTGCTGCGTTGCTTCAACCGCATGAACGACCTGGTCGACGGCTGCCGCATCGAGGGTGCGATCAACCTCGACGGCACCAACATCTACCGCAAGGGCGAAGACGTGGCCGACTTGCGTCGCCGCGTCGGCATGGTGTTCCAGAAACCCAACCCGTTCCCCAAGAGCATCTACGAGAACGTCGTCTACGGCCTGCGCATCCAGGGCATCAAGCAGAAGCGCGTGCTCGACGAGACCGTCGAATGGGCGCTCAAGGGCGCTGCGCTGTGGGACGAGGTGAAGGACCGTCTGCACGAATCGGCCCTCGGCCTCTCCGGCGGTCAGCAGCAGCGTCTGGTGATCGCGCGCACCATCGCCGTGCAGCCGGAAGTACTGCTGCTCGACGAACCGAGCTCGGCCCTCGACCCGATCTCTTCGCTGAAGGTCGAGGAGCTGATCTACGAGCTTAAGTCCAAGTACACCATCGTCATCGTCACCCACAACATGCAGCAGGCCGCTCGGGTGTCCGACTACACCGCGTTCATGTACATGGGCAAACTGATCGAGTACGGCGACACCGATACGCTGTTCACCAACCCGGCCAAGAAGCAGACGGAAGACTACATCACGGGCCGCTACGGCTAGTCTGGCCATGTCAGAGCGCGCCAGGCGGCGTCGGCGGAACTTGCCGTACAAATCGTACTGCCTGCGTTCCGCCTCCTTGCCTGACACACTCTGCCAAAGCCCAGACGGGCTGGCGTGGTATTCAATCTACCTGGGTGCGCTGCGCACCAGATCCGCCTAGCGGCAGTCTCCTCGGAGCGAGAACAATGATCAGCAAAGATAGCCACACCCAACACATCTCCCAGCAGTTCAACGCCGAGCTCGAGGAGGTGCGCAGCCACCTGCTGGCCATGGGCGGGCTGGTGGAAAAGCAGGTCAATGACGCGGTCACCGCGCTGATCCAGGCCGATTCGGGCCTCGCTCAGCAGGTGCGCGACGTCGATGACCAGATCAACCAGATGGAGCGCAACATCGACGAGGAGTGCGTACGCATCCTCGCCCGCCGTCAGCCGGCGGCCTCCGACCTGCGTTTGATCATCAGCATTTCCAAGTCGGTGATTGACCTCGAGCGTATTGGTGACGAGGCGACCAAGATCGCCCGCCGCGCCATCCAGTTGTGCGAGGAAGGCGAGTCGCCCAAGGGCTATGTCGAGGTGCGCCACATCGGCGACCAAGTACGCAAGATGGTGCAGGAAGCGCTGGACGCCTTTGCCCGCTTCGATGCCGACCTGGCGCTTTCGGTGGCGCAGTACGACAAGACCGTCGACCGCGAATACAAGACCGCTCTGCGCGAACTGGTCACCTACATGATGGAAGACCCGCGCTCGATCTCCCGCGTGCTCAGCGTGATCTGGGCGCTGCGCTCGCTGGAACGTATCGGCGACCACGCACGCAACATCGCCGAACTGGTGATCTACCTGGTACGCGGCACCGACGTCCGTCACCTGGGCCTGGCGCGCATGGCCGAGGAAGTGGAAGGCTCGAACGAGCGCTGAGCAGCCGGTCGTAGGCGGGCTTCACCGCTTGTCTACGTACCACTCTGGTGGGCTGAAGCCCACTCTACGAATTAGGCCCCGCATCGGGATCTGGGCTAGTCGCTGACCGTTCACCTTTGGCTGTCTTTGGACGGTGTTCGAAGAATTGCGCTTGGGTGTCCGTCACCCTCGTAGGGTGGGCTTCAGCCCACCATAAGCGCCAGCCCAACCGGCTCAGTTTTGCTGCAACTCAGCCTCCAGCTCATCCAGCGCGGCCTGCCGCTCCCCGTCCTGCAGGCGGGCGCCGGGGTTGAGTGAAGACCACTCGGGATGCGCGCGGCAGCGCTGCAGCGCTTCGGGCAGCTTGCCTTCGCGCCAGCCCTGATCCTGCGGCGTGGCCAGGCGGATGGCCTCGGTAGCGGCGTGCCCTCGGGTGGTAAGCACGGCGAGCAGTTGGCGTTGGCGCAGGGCGAGCAGGCGCAGCACGGCGTCGTCGACGCTCAGCTCGCGCTGACCCTTGAGTTTGCCGAGCAGGCGATTGCCATAGTGCCGTGCGGTCTGCGCGCCGCCGCCGGCGATGGCGCCGAGGAGCGCCGCGGCGCCGAGGGTGATGCCACCGACCATAAGGTCGACCCCGGCACCGGCGGCCGCGCCTGCCGCCATGCCACTACCGATCTTCACGCCCAGCTGCTTGAGGGTTTCCGGATTGAACAGGTCGTCGCCCCAACGCCCGTCGAGCAGCGGCAGGTCGCTGGCTGCCGCCTGCTCCTTGCGAAAGGCATACAGGCGCAGCAGCGCCTCGACGCAGCGCTGCTCGCGGCTGCGCACGGCGTCGTGTAATTCACGAATGGCGCCACGTTCCAGTTCCGGCTGTGCGGCTACGCTGCGTCGGCAGGCGGCGACATCCACCAGCAGCTCGGCGATCAACCGCTGGCCGCTGACCAGGCGCGCCGCTGCCTGGGCTTCATGGTCCTCGATCAGCCGCTGCAGTTTGGGCCGCGCCTGTTCCAGCAGCAGCGCCAGGCTTTCGTACAGGCGCCGCTCACCATCCACCGGTGGCGCCACGCTGTCGAAGCGCACCAGCGCATGCAGGCCGAGGCGGGCCAGCGCCTGCCGCCATTCCTCCTCGCGATGCCCGGGCTGCGCGACGAAATTGAGCACGGGCAAGAGGGGCTTGCCGCAGCCGGCGAGCACCGCCAGCTCGTCCTTATACTTGGCCAGCACCGGCTCACGGGCATCGATCACGTAGAGCCCGGCGTCGCTGGCGAGCAGCTGGCGCAGCACCTTGGCTTCCTGCTCGAAGCGCTGGCGCGCCTCGCTGCCGTCGAGAAAGCGCGCGGTGCGTGCCGGGCCGTCGAGGCGTTCGCCAGGGCGCTCGACGCGCTCGAGGTAGTCGAGCAGGGCGATGGCATCTTCCAGGCCGGGTGTGTCGTACAGCTCCAGCAGTGCTTCGCCGTCCACCGACAGCCGAGCGCCTTCGACATGGCGGGTGGTGCTGGGACGGTGCGAAACCTCGCCGAAGCCTGCATCACGGGTCAGGGTGCGCAGCAGCGAGGTCTTGCCGACATTGGTGTGGCCGACCACGGCGAGCTTCAGGGCTTCAGTCATGTCCGCTCTCCAGCCAGCCAAACGGCGTCGTGTTGGAGTGGGGCAGGCCCAGGGCATCCAGCGCCTGATGCCAGTCTTCCAGGCGCGCGCTGTCCAGCGCCTCACCGGGAGGTGCCTGCAGCAGCCAGACGCGGGTCGCAGCGGCGCAGCGCGACAGCTCGCCGATCAGCGCCAGGGTGCCGCGGTCGGGTGAGCGTCGAGGATCACAGGCGATGGCCAGGCGTGCCGGAGGAAAGCGGGTGAGCTGATCGAGCAGCCGTCGGCGCCCTTCGCGAGCATCGAGGATGCCGGCATCGGCGATGTTCTTGGGCAGAGTCGGCGGCCATGGACGACTGCCATCCAGTTCGATGGCCACCAGTACGGCGCCGGCGCTGCCATCGAGCTGAGCACCTGCGGTCGGGGCGTGCAGTTGGGCGGGTGCTGCATCACTGATGCCGAGTCGCTCGCTGGGTGGCTGCAGGCGTTCGCGCAGTAGTCGATAGGCCGGTTGGCCGAGGTCGAGCCTCAGTGCCGCACGGCCGCGGCGCCAGCGCCACAGGCTGAAGCCGGCCAGCAGTAGCCGCGGCAGCAGGCCGTAGACCAGCAGCACGCCGACCAGCCAACCCGCCCAGCGTTGCCGCGCGCCCTCCAGATCGCCGCCGAGTGCGCCACTGGCGCGGATCTGCTCGGTGTCCGGCACACTGAAGCCGAGCAGTGCCGGCAGCGCGCCGAGGGCCTGGGTCAGGCCGACAAAGGCACTCTCGCCAAGGATGGTGGTTTCCCAGACGAAGCCGTAGCGCCGCGTTGCCAGCAGGGCGAGCAAGGTAAGCAGGGCGCTGGCCATCGCCAGCAGCCAGAGGCCGTGTACGCCGAGGCCCAACAGCCAGCGGCCCAGCCAATGTCGATGCAGGATGGTCAGCAAGGCCGGCGCCAGTTGTGCGGCGCGGGCATCGCGAGCGAGTTTTTCGCTGAGCCAAAGCCACAATCGTCCCAGCGCGCCGCCACTGTCGCGCGCGAAAAGCAGGCCGAGCAGCCAGCCGAGCAGGGTCAGCAGATTCAGCCCAAGAAGGCTGCCAAGCGCCCAAAACACGTTGACCGGTCGCTGCCCGTCGCCGAGGGCGGCAAAGGCCAGGCCGGCACCGGTGAAGACCGCCAGCAGCGCCAGCACGAACGCACCCAGGCGTGCGCCCTGACGCCAGTGCTGCAACGCTTCGATCAGCCCGTCACGGCGCGCCAGCCAGAGCGCACGCCGCTCGATGAGCACTGGCAGGTCGCCGCCCTGGGCGCGGGCCTGGCGATTGGCTTCGTCATCCTCCAGTGGCCCGGCGTGTTCCTCGCGCAGGCGTACGGCTTCGGTCAGCCAGAGGCGGTCGAGTGGATTGAGGGCAGGCAACGGGAGATCGGTCACGCGGCGTCTCGTGGCAAGGCGAAGACCCGAGCATACCGCCGCGGTAGGCGCGGGGGAATTGCGCTGCTGCTCGGTCTGGCCATCGTTGGGTTGGATGTCGCAGCCGAGGCGGCTAGAATCCGCGCCCCGATGATCATCGGGCGGCCTAGAGCCGTTTTATCTGCCATGGACTGGCAAGAGGCAAGGTTGCCTCGGCCAATCCTCATCCCGAAAAGGAATTCCCATGAAAGACCTGTTTTTCTTCGACGCCATGCTCACGCCGAAAATCATCACGCTGATCTACTGGCTCGGCCTGGTTTCGGTGGTCGTCGGATTTGTCGTCGCGCTGTTTTCCGGTGCAATCTGGCAGGCGCTGGGCATCCTGATTTTCGGCTCCATCGGTACGCGCGTGTGGTGCGAACTGCTGATCGTGCTATTCAAAATCCACGAAAATCTGCAGAAGCTCGCCAACAAGGCGTAATCCAACGGGCGGCCCTCAGGGCCGCCCGTTTTGTTTGCGGTTGTCAGTCTGCGTTGCGCAGGCGCACGGCGATGTCCGGCTGGTCGATGAACAGCCCATCGATACCGGCGTCGAGGAAGGCGCGAATCTCCGTTTCACTGTCGCCGCGCTCATGGCGCTGGTCGCTGCTGCGCAGGTTGGCCGGCAGGAAGGCGTTTTCCGCTCGGAAGGTGTAGGGGTGGACCTTGAGGCCCACGGCGTGGGCGGCGGCGACGAAGCCGGTCGGCGCTCCGAGGTTGCCGTTGGCATCACGCGGGATGATGTAGCTCTTCTCCGGACCGACGCCGGCGGCGTAGCGGGAGATGGCCTTGAGCCCGGCGGGCGTCGCCATCTGCGCGTAGGTCAGCTTGCTGCCGCGCACCTGCTGGTCATACGGCTGACCTGAGCTGAACAGCTGCACCAGGCGCAGCTGGGTCAGGCGGCTGAGGGTCTTGAGGTTGTCCACCTCGAACGACTGGATATACACCGGCGCCTGCCGCCCGACGTAGCCGTTGCGGGTGAGGATGCGCACCAGCGGCTTCTCCATGGCCAGGCCGAGCTGCTGGAAGTGGGTCGGGTGCTTGGTTTCCGGATACAGACCGATGCGCCGGCCCTGGCTGAGCTGCAGGGTTTTCACCAGATCGATGATCTCCTGCAGGGTCGGAATCTCCAGGCTGCCGTCGAGGCGCGCGTTGCCTGGGCGGATATCCGGGATGCGCTCGATGGCGCGCAGAGTCTTCAGTTCGGCGAGGGTGAAATCTTCGCTGAACCAGCCGGTGAGGGTGACGCCATCGACCTGCTGGGTGCGCTTGCGATCGGCAAACTCGGGGCGCTGCGAGACGTCGGTGGTCAGGCCCAGTTCGTTGTCGTGTCGGGCGACGATCTGGCCGTCGCGGGTCATCACCAGGTCCGGCTCGATATAGTCGGCGCCCTGGAAAACGGCCAGCGCATAGGCGGCCAGGGTGTGCTCCGGCAGGTAGCCGCTGGCGCCGCGGTGGGCGATCACCAGCGGGGTCGGCTCACCGCGCGCGGCCTGGTGTTTCGCGGCGTGTTCATCCGCCGCAGCGAAGCCGGCCAGTGGAAGCAGCAGGGTGCAGGCGGTGAGCCAGCGGCGAAGGGGAGCGGTGGTCTTGCGGGCCATTTCGGCATCTCCTCGGTTTGGATGTCACAGCCTGAGGTACTTGCATGACCGGACTTTGACGCTGCGGTGCGGCTTGTATTGCAAAGCGATGAAGCCGACGAACGGCTGGCAGCTTCGGCAAACTGCATCGCTCTGCTATTCTCGCCGCCATGAATCAGACCCGCCTTCCCCTCGCTATGATCGCCGCCCTCGCGCAGAACCGCGTGATCGGCCTCGACAACATCATGCCCTGGCACCTGCCCGCCGATCTCAAGCATTTCAAGGCCATGACCCTCGGCAAACCGATCATCATGGGCCGCAAGACCTGGGATTCGCTCGGCCGTCCGCTGCCGGGGCGGCTCAACCTGGTGGTCAGTCGCCAGGCGGATCTGCAGCTCGACGGCGCGGAAACCTTCACCGACCTAGATGCCGCGCTGGTGCGTGCCGAGCAGTGGGCGCGTGAGCAGGGCGTCGACGAGCTGATGCTGATCGGCGGTGCGCAGCTGTACTCCCAGGCGCTGGGGCAGGCGCAGCGGCTGTACCTCACGCGAATCGATGCCGCTCCCGAAGGCGATGCGTTCTTTCCAGAATTCGACGAAGCTGAGTGGCAG
Encoded here:
- the pstB gene encoding phosphate ABC transporter ATP-binding protein PstB; the encoded protein is MQTNTHSIDISALGRDKRSLNLANEQVAIEVPDLSLYYGQKQALFNVAMNIPKQRVTAFIGPSGCGKSTLLRCFNRMNDLVDGCRIEGAINLDGTNIYRKGEDVADLRRRVGMVFQKPNPFPKSIYENVVYGLRIQGIKQKRVLDETVEWALKGAALWDEVKDRLHESALGLSGGQQQRLVIARTIAVQPEVLLLDEPSSALDPISSLKVEELIYELKSKYTIVIVTHNMQQAARVSDYTAFMYMGKLIEYGDTDTLFTNPAKKQTEDYITGRYG
- a CDS encoding DUF2868 domain-containing protein, which encodes MTDLPLPALNPLDRLWLTEAVRLREEHAGPLEDDEANRQARAQGGDLPVLIERRALWLARRDGLIEALQHWRQGARLGAFVLALLAVFTGAGLAFAALGDGQRPVNVFWALGSLLGLNLLTLLGWLLGLLFARDSGGALGRLWLWLSEKLARDARAAQLAPALLTILHRHWLGRWLLGLGVHGLWLLAMASALLTLLALLATRRYGFVWETTILGESAFVGLTQALGALPALLGFSVPDTEQIRASGALGGDLEGARQRWAGWLVGVLLVYGLLPRLLLAGFSLWRWRRGRAALRLDLGQPAYRLLRERLQPPSERLGISDAAPAQLHAPTAGAQLDGSAGAVLVAIELDGSRPWPPTLPKNIADAGILDAREGRRRLLDQLTRFPPARLAIACDPRRSPDRGTLALIGELSRCAAATRVWLLQAPPGEALDSARLEDWHQALDALGLPHSNTTPFGWLESGHD
- the phoU gene encoding phosphate signaling complex protein PhoU, whose protein sequence is MISKDSHTQHISQQFNAELEEVRSHLLAMGGLVEKQVNDAVTALIQADSGLAQQVRDVDDQINQMERNIDEECVRILARRQPAASDLRLIISISKSVIDLERIGDEATKIARRAIQLCEEGESPKGYVEVRHIGDQVRKMVQEALDAFARFDADLALSVAQYDKTVDREYKTALRELVTYMMEDPRSISRVLSVIWALRSLERIGDHARNIAELVIYLVRGTDVRHLGLARMAEEVEGSNER
- a CDS encoding glycerophosphodiester phosphodiesterase, translated to MARKTTAPLRRWLTACTLLLPLAGFAAADEHAAKHQAARGEPTPLVIAHRGASGYLPEHTLAAYALAVFQGADYIEPDLVMTRDGQIVARHDNELGLTTDVSQRPEFADRKRTQQVDGVTLTGWFSEDFTLAELKTLRAIERIPDIRPGNARLDGSLEIPTLQEIIDLVKTLQLSQGRRIGLYPETKHPTHFQQLGLAMEKPLVRILTRNGYVGRQAPVYIQSFEVDNLKTLSRLTQLRLVQLFSSGQPYDQQVRGSKLTYAQMATPAGLKAISRYAAGVGPEKSYIIPRDANGNLGAPTGFVAAAHAVGLKVHPYTFRAENAFLPANLRSSDQRHERGDSETEIRAFLDAGIDGLFIDQPDIAVRLRNAD
- a CDS encoding DUF3482 domain-containing protein gives rise to the protein MTEALKLAVVGHTNVGKTSLLRTLTRDAGFGEVSHRPSTTRHVEGARLSVDGEALLELYDTPGLEDAIALLDYLERVERPGERLDGPARTARFLDGSEARQRFEQEAKVLRQLLASDAGLYVIDAREPVLAKYKDELAVLAGCGKPLLPVLNFVAQPGHREEEWRQALARLGLHALVRFDSVAPPVDGERRLYESLALLLEQARPKLQRLIEDHEAQAAARLVSGQRLIAELLVDVAACRRSVAAQPELERGAIRELHDAVRSREQRCVEALLRLYAFRKEQAAASDLPLLDGRWGDDLFNPETLKQLGVKIGSGMAAGAAAGAGVDLMVGGITLGAAALLGAIAGGGAQTARHYGNRLLGKLKGQRELSVDDAVLRLLALRQRQLLAVLTTRGHAATEAIRLATPQDQGWREGKLPEALQRCRAHPEWSSLNPGARLQDGERQAALDELEAELQQN
- a CDS encoding DUF4282 domain-containing protein gives rise to the protein MKDLFFFDAMLTPKIITLIYWLGLVSVVVGFVVALFSGAIWQALGILIFGSIGTRVWCELLIVLFKIHENLQKLANKA
- a CDS encoding dihydrofolate reductase translates to MNQTRLPLAMIAALAQNRVIGLDNIMPWHLPADLKHFKAMTLGKPIIMGRKTWDSLGRPLPGRLNLVVSRQADLQLDGAETFTDLDAALVRAEQWAREQGVDELMLIGGAQLYSQALGQAQRLYLTRIDAAPEGDAFFPEFDEAEWQCVESQPHPAEGEAPAYRFETWQKQS